The following coding sequences are from one Arachis hypogaea cultivar Tifrunner chromosome 7, arahy.Tifrunner.gnm2.J5K5, whole genome shotgun sequence window:
- the LOC112703117 gene encoding probable receptor-like protein kinase At4g39110, whose product MPTLLIIIVVLISNSCATSALNNFTPKDNFLIDCGAEKVATLPDGRRFKSESESSSFLQATDDTKVSSNEPIPKLPSPIYSNARIFIHQATYSFPLSHPGFHWLRLHFYPIENTIFELHKATFSVNTDKYVLLHSFNVNNDTTIVKEFLINATEPHLSIFFIPTKDSAAFINAIELVSAPDNLIFDTATSLFPVGDFSGLSNYAFQTAHRINNGGPLITSSNDTLGRTWVSDSDAPYLTNKNSAKSVSVATTAIKFPSNTPTISPLIAPQTVYASAMEMGDAGVNEPNFNVSWKFDVDTAFDYLVRLHFCDIVSKGLNELYFSVYVNGKMAVPNLDLSAITGALATPYYKDIVINASLMSEGLMVQVGPANAEGGNGNAIMNGIEVLKISNSVDSLDGEFGVDGRKAGGSNRGAVAAVGFAMMFGAFVGLGAMVMKWQKRPPDWQKRNSFSSWLLPLHAGDASFLSSKNSLGSNKSNFYSLTMGLGRFFSFAELQDATKSFDSNNIIGVGGFGNVYLGVIDEGTKVAVKRGNPQSEQGINEFQTEIQMLSKLRHRHLVSLIGYCDENNEMILVYEYMPNGHFREHLYGKNLPPLSWKQRLEICIGAARGLHYLHTGTTQGIIHRDVKTTNILLDENFTAKVSDFGLSKDAPMGQGHVSTAVKGSFGYLDPEYFRRQQLTEKSDVYSFGVVLLEALCARAAINPQLPREQVNLADWAMQWKRKGMLEKIVDPHLIGSLNAESMKKFAEAAEKCLADHGVDRPTMGDVLWNLEYALQLQDAFTQGKVEDLSNSSASVPTPPTLPNHSSISNPASVDDNNAASELPHQEVNNNNGSTQVPATEDYSGTMFSQVNNLSGR is encoded by the coding sequence ATGCCTACCCTCCTTATTATCATTGTGGTGTTAATCTCTAACTCATGCGCAACATCTGCTTTAAACAACTTCACTCCAAAAGATAATTTCCTGATAGATTGCGGTGCTGAAAAAGTAGCAACCCTCCCTGATGGAAGAAGATTCAAATCAGAATCTGAATCAAGCTCCTTCTTGCAAGCCACTGATGACACCAAAGTCTCATCCAACGAACCAATTCCCAAACTACCCTCCCCAATCTACTCAAACGCCAGGATCTTCATTCATCAGGCTACATATTCATTCCCTCTGAGCCATCCTGGTTTTCATTGGCTTCGCCTTCATTTCTACCCAATCGAGAACACTATCTTTGAACTTCACAAGGCTACCTTCTCTGTGAACACAGATAAGTATGTTTTGCTTCATAGCTTCAACGTCAACAATGACACCACCATTGTCAAGGAGTTCCTCATCAATGCCACAGAGCCTCACTTGTCCATATTCTTCATTCCAACCAAGGACTCCGCAGCATTTATCAATGCCATTGAGCTTGTTTCAGCTCCTGATAACCTCATATTCGACACCGCCACATCGCTTTTTCCCGTTGGAGACTTTTCGGGCTTGAGCAACTACGCTTTCCAAACGGCTCATCGCATCAACAATGGTGGTCCTTTAATAACTTCATCAAATGACACACTGGGAAGAACATGGGTATCTGATTCTGATGCACCTTACCTCACAAACAAGAATTCGGCAAAGAGTGTTTCTGTGGCTACCACTGCCATTAAGTTCCCTTCCAATACACCAACCATTTCTCCTCTCATCGCACCGCAAACAGTTTATGCTTCTGCCATGGAGATGGGTGATGCTGGTGTTAACGAGCCTAATTTCAATGTCTCGTGGAAATTTGATGTGGACACCGCTTTTGATTACCTTGTAAGACTGCATTTCTGTGATATCGTGAGCAAAGGGCTAAATGAACTCTATTTTAGTGTATATGTCAATGGAAAAATGGCAGTTCCCAATTTGGATTTGTCAGCTATTACTGGAGCTTTGGCAACACCTTATTACAAAGACATTGTGATTAATGCTTCTTTGATGTCTGAGGGGCTAATGGTTCAGGTTGGTCCTGCAAATGCTGAGGGTGGGAATGGCAATGCAATTATGAATGGAATTGAGGTCTTGAAGATAAGCAATTCCGTGGACAGTTTGGATGGTGAATTTGGTGTTGATGGAAGAAAAGCCGGTGGTTCAAACCGCGGTGCGGTGGCAGCGGTTGGTTTTGCAATGATGTTTGGAGCCTTTGTAGGTCTTGGTGCGATGGTGATGAAGTGGCAAAAGAGACCGCCGGATTGGCAAAAAAGGAATAGTTTCTCTTCATGGTTGCTCCCTTTGCATGCTGGTGACGCAAGCTTCTTAAGTAGCAAGAACTCATTGGGGTCTAACAAGAGCAATTTCTACTCCTTAACCATGGGACTAGGCAGGTTTTTCTCGTTTGCAGAGTTGCAAGATGCTACCAAGAGCTTTGACTCCAATAATATTATAGGTGTCGGAGGATTTGGTAATGTGTATTTAGGTGTGATTGATGAAGGGACTAAAGTTGCTGTTAAGAGAGGGAATCCACAATCAGAACAAGGCATCAACGAATTCCAAACTGAAATTCAAATGCTGTCTAAGCTAAGACACAGACATTTGGTTTCGTTGATTGGATACTGCGATGAAAACAATGAGATGATTCTTGTTTATGAATACATGCCTAATGGACATTTCAGGGAGCATCTTTATGGGAAGAATTTGCCTCCTCTTTCTTGGAAGCAGAGATTAGAGATCTGCATCGGAGCGGCCCGCGGCCTTCACTACCTCCACACAGGCACAACACAAGGTATCATCCACCGTGATGTTAAGACCACCAACATTCTCCTTGATGAGAATTTCACGGCCAAGGTTTCCGATTTCGGCCTCTCCAAAGATGCTCCTATGGGCCAAGGCCATGTTAGCACTGCCGTCAAGGGTAGCTTTGGATATCTTGATCCTGAGTATTTCAGGAGGCAACAATTGACTGAAAAATCCGATGTGTATTCATTTGGGGTGGTGTTGCTTGAGGCGTTATGCGCGAGGGCCGCCATTAATCCTCAGTTGCCTAGAGAACAAGTAAACTTGGCTGATTGGGCAATGCAGTGGAAGAGAAAGGGGATGCTTGAGAAAATTGTGGATCCTCATCTTATTGGTTCTTTGAACGCTGAATCCATGAAGAAATTTGCAGAGGCTGCTGAGAAGTGCTTGGCTGATCATGGTGTTGATAGGCCTACAATGGGCGATGTGTTGTGGAATTTGGAGTATGCATTGCAGCTTCAAGATGCTTTCACGCAAGGAAAGGTTGAAGACCTCAGCAACTCCTCTGCTTCTGTTCCTACCCCTCCTACTCTACCTAATCATAGTTCCATTTCCAACCCCGCCTCGGTTGATGATAATAATGCCGCTAGTGAACTTCCTCATCAAGAAGTAAATAACAATAATGGATCAACCCAAGTACCGGCTACTGAAGATTATTCTGGGACAATGTTTTCCCAAGTTAACAATCTTAGTGGTAGATGA
- the LOC112703118 gene encoding bifunctional phosphatase IMPL2, chloroplastic codes for MRSAVSASQIPTFLAKPVTHLPSESLRTAGHGQSFAAPSALSLCHFTGGGLQAIRPRARAMAASTPNAPPHLNLFADVANKVADAAGEVIRQYFRSKFDIIQKDDLSPVTIADQSAEEAMVSIILDNFPSHAIYGEEKGWRCTQDTADYVWVLDPIDGTKSFITGKPLFGTLIALLHNGTPILGIIDQPVLRERWVGMTGETTTLNGKHVSTRACSNLSQAYLYTTSPHLFSGDAEDAFFRVRDKVKIPLYGCDCYAYALLSSGFVDLVVESGLKPYDFLALIPVIEGAGGVITDWKGQKLHWEASPLSTATSFNVVAAGDKHIHQQTIDSLQWK; via the exons ATGAGGTCTGCCGTTAGTGCGTCGCAAATACCAACCTTTTTGGCAAAACCAGTAACCCATCTTCCATCAGAATCCCTAAGAACTGCTGGTCATGGACAATCCTTCGCTGCGCCGTCGGCGTTGAGCTTATGCCACTTTACCGGTGGCGGGCTTCAGGCTATACG ACCCAGAGCCAGAGCCATGGCGGCGTCCACTCCCAATGCGCCTCCCCACCTGAACCTCTTTGCCGACGTGGCCAACAAAGTTGCCGATGCTGCCGGAGAGGTCATCCGTCAGTATTTCAGGAGTAAATTTGACATTATTCAGAAAGACGACCTCA GTCCAGTAACAATTGCAGATCAATCCGCCGAGGAGGCCATGGTTTCCATCATATTAGACAATTTCCCTTCTCATGCTAT TTATGGAGAGGAAAAGGGGTGGAGGTGTACACAAGACACTGCTGACTATGTCTGGGTCCTGGATCCTATTGATGGCACAAAGAGCTTCATCACTG GAAAACCCCTGTTTGGAACTCTGATTGCTCTTCTGCACAACGGTACACCA ATCCTTGGCATCATTGATCAACCTGTCTTGAGAGAAAGATGGGTCGGGATGACCGGAGAGACGACTACACTCAACGGAAAACATGTGTCCACACGCGCTTGCTCTAACCTCTCTCAAGCATACCTATATACCACAAGCCCGCATCTCTTCAGCGGAGATGCAGAGGACGCATTCTTCCGTGTTAGGGACAAG GTTAAGATTCCATTATATGGTTGTGACTGCTATGCATATGCTCTTTTGTCTTCTGGCTTTGTGGATCTTGTTGTTGAGTCCGGTCTCAAG CCATACGATTTTCTTGCATTGATACCTGTTATTGAAGGAGCTGGAGGTGTCATAACTGATTGGAAAGGACAAAAACTTCATTGGGAAGCTTCTCCACTTTCAACTGCAACAA GTTTTAATGTCGTGGCGGCTGGTGACAAACACATCCATCAACAGACAATAGATTCATTGCAGTGGAAGTGA